Proteins from one Streptosporangium becharense genomic window:
- a CDS encoding BTAD domain-containing putative transcriptional regulator — protein sequence MLRVLGPLQAEIKGRTVDLGTHRQRAVVARLVVAGGHVVSTDRFIDDLWHGQPPPKALAALQVYVSNLRRVLEPGRPPRAPATVLVSAAPGYRLRLEPERVDAWLFPRLVDAAGAALAAGDGVRALETVDQALALWQGPAYAEFADDGWAESEATRLEELRLVAVEYRAEALLALGGNAEIELEQHVRAHPLRENAVRLLALAYYRAGRQADALATIRKARETLADELGVDPGPALRALEADILAHAGSLGREEPPISGVPASTAGPGRMPAYRAERAVVSGAEAGRMVVSGAEAERAVVSGTEPVSPREASERAGELVGRTAELETLHALAGAPGVRTVWVGGDAGAGKSTLVAAFARRLADRGWLTATGQCPETDGGAPPAWAWSEVVRHLAAERPPEDAVAARLAPLLADDVPAVASFLLARATEDYLSRIVRGSTPLLIVLEDVHRADGETLQLLRHLATRLTTSRIMIVATYRPVEAADHLGATWAALAGHDTHRVDLRGLDDDDVARLLRERSGRDVDPVTARTVAERTGGNPLFVSETARLIATEGTSAARALPPGVRDLIRRRIARLPAAARTTLRDAAIVGRDVDVDVLLALDGADEDTVLDGLEAGVLTGLLTEPAPGRVRFAHVLVRETLYEDTPRIRRTRLHGRVFGALERVRSADVSALGYHALAAVTANTAGRAVPYAVAAGERAAGLHAYREAATFYAGALDLVEDDRQRLDLLCRLVRVQAHEGNVVAARRNRERALAVARRLGTGVTRALTAYDAPVTWSIQPDRRIDEPFVAALREALAGTGPGGTPGGGAAGGAASPGTTPGGGATGGGAADADARDEVRCRLLATLTFELEGHDDEECVAISAEALRLARRLGRPELVCLALNARYFVLLTPYRRDELEAVGRELVELGAAAGLPGYQMQGHHALFMVSLGRNDLAAARYHADRALEHSTTGQLGLALGVLSMLDTLIMLIGGEFERAAQRYSAAAEQIAAAGGANAFSIGMVGRFVARLAGGLPQDIPEMTAAYESIPKDLSELLVRALVAEGRHEEARTFWEPGWEARQDYYWLIRLALRAENAIALGDREVGERCYRGLLPWDGELAGLSSGSVTLGPVAHVLGDLAEFLGRDGAAHYAKAVRVAEQVGSPHWARRAAEAQAGVRRRRAGRR from the coding sequence ATGTTGCGCGTTCTCGGTCCGCTCCAGGCGGAAATCAAGGGCCGTACGGTGGACCTGGGCACCCACCGGCAGCGAGCGGTGGTGGCCAGGCTCGTGGTCGCGGGCGGGCACGTGGTCTCCACCGATCGTTTCATCGACGATCTGTGGCACGGGCAGCCACCGCCCAAGGCGCTGGCCGCCCTCCAGGTGTACGTGTCCAACCTGCGGCGGGTGCTCGAACCCGGGAGACCACCCCGGGCCCCGGCCACCGTGCTGGTCAGCGCCGCCCCCGGCTACCGCCTGCGGCTGGAGCCCGAACGGGTGGACGCGTGGCTGTTCCCCCGCCTGGTCGACGCCGCCGGGGCGGCGCTCGCCGCCGGTGACGGGGTACGGGCGCTGGAGACGGTCGATCAGGCGCTCGCGCTGTGGCAGGGGCCCGCCTACGCGGAGTTCGCCGACGACGGGTGGGCCGAGTCCGAGGCCACACGGCTGGAGGAGCTGCGACTGGTCGCCGTGGAGTACCGGGCGGAGGCGCTGCTGGCGCTGGGCGGCAACGCCGAGATCGAGCTTGAGCAGCACGTACGCGCTCACCCGCTCAGGGAGAACGCCGTGCGGCTGCTCGCCCTGGCGTACTACCGGGCCGGGCGGCAGGCCGACGCGCTCGCCACGATCAGGAAGGCCCGTGAGACCCTCGCCGACGAGCTGGGAGTGGACCCGGGGCCTGCGCTGCGTGCCCTGGAGGCAGACATCCTGGCGCACGCCGGGTCCCTCGGGCGGGAGGAGCCTCCGATCTCCGGCGTCCCGGCCTCGACCGCCGGGCCGGGGCGGATGCCGGCCTACCGGGCCGAGCGGGCGGTCGTTTCCGGGGCGGAGGCCGGGCGGATGGTGGTTTCCGGGGCGGAGGCCGAGCGGGCGGTCGTTTCCGGGACGGAACCGGTCTCGCCGCGGGAGGCGTCGGAGCGGGCCGGTGAGCTGGTGGGACGTACGGCGGAGCTGGAGACGCTCCATGCCCTCGCCGGCGCTCCGGGGGTGCGCACCGTCTGGGTGGGCGGGGACGCCGGGGCAGGCAAGAGCACGCTGGTCGCGGCCTTCGCGCGGCGGCTCGCGGACCGCGGGTGGCTGACCGCGACCGGCCAGTGCCCGGAGACCGACGGCGGAGCGCCTCCCGCCTGGGCGTGGAGCGAGGTGGTGCGCCACCTGGCCGCCGAACGGCCGCCGGAGGACGCCGTCGCCGCGCGGCTCGCGCCGCTGCTCGCCGACGACGTTCCGGCCGTCGCGTCGTTCCTGCTGGCCAGGGCGACGGAGGACTACCTGTCGCGGATCGTGCGGGGGAGCACCCCCCTGCTGATCGTTCTGGAGGACGTGCACCGCGCCGACGGCGAGACCCTGCAACTGCTGCGCCACCTGGCGACGCGGCTCACGACGTCCAGGATCATGATCGTCGCCACCTACCGTCCCGTCGAGGCCGCCGACCACCTCGGCGCGACGTGGGCCGCGCTGGCCGGGCACGACACCCACCGGGTCGACCTGCGCGGACTCGACGACGACGACGTGGCCCGGCTGTTGCGGGAACGCTCCGGCCGTGACGTCGACCCGGTGACCGCCCGCACGGTGGCGGAGCGGACCGGGGGCAACCCGCTCTTCGTGTCCGAGACCGCGCGGCTGATCGCCACGGAGGGCACGTCCGCGGCCAGGGCGTTGCCGCCCGGCGTCCGCGACCTGATCCGCCGCCGGATCGCCCGGCTGCCCGCCGCGGCGCGGACGACGCTGCGGGACGCGGCGATCGTCGGCCGTGACGTCGACGTGGACGTACTGCTCGCGCTGGACGGCGCGGACGAGGACACGGTGCTGGACGGGCTGGAGGCCGGCGTGCTGACCGGCCTGCTGACCGAGCCCGCTCCGGGCCGGGTGCGCTTCGCCCACGTACTCGTCCGCGAGACCCTCTACGAGGACACCCCCCGCATCCGCCGTACCCGGCTGCACGGCCGGGTCTTCGGCGCGCTGGAGCGCGTCCGGTCCGCGGACGTCTCGGCGTTGGGCTACCACGCCCTCGCCGCGGTCACCGCGAACACGGCCGGCCGGGCGGTGCCGTACGCGGTGGCGGCGGGGGAGAGGGCGGCCGGCCTGCACGCGTACCGCGAGGCGGCGACCTTCTACGCCGGGGCCCTCGACCTCGTGGAGGACGACCGGCAGCGGCTCGACCTGCTCTGCCGCCTGGTGCGCGTACAGGCGCACGAGGGCAATGTGGTGGCCGCGCGGCGGAACCGGGAGCGGGCGCTCGCGGTGGCCCGGCGGCTCGGGACAGGGGTCACCAGGGCACTGACCGCGTACGACGCCCCGGTGACCTGGTCGATCCAGCCGGACCGCCGGATCGACGAGCCGTTCGTCGCCGCGCTCCGCGAGGCGCTGGCCGGCACGGGACCGGGCGGGACCCCCGGTGGCGGGGCGGCCGGCGGGGCGGCGTCGCCCGGGACCACCCCGGGCGGGGGCGCCACCGGCGGGGGCGCCGCGGATGCGGACGCGCGGGACGAGGTCCGATGCAGGCTGCTGGCCACGCTCACCTTCGAGCTGGAGGGGCACGACGACGAGGAATGCGTGGCGATCAGCGCCGAGGCGCTGCGGCTGGCCCGGAGGCTGGGCAGGCCCGAGCTCGTCTGCCTGGCCCTCAACGCACGCTACTTCGTCCTGCTGACCCCGTACCGGCGCGACGAACTGGAGGCGGTGGGGCGGGAACTGGTGGAGCTGGGCGCCGCCGCCGGGCTGCCCGGCTACCAGATGCAGGGCCACCATGCCCTCTTCATGGTCAGCCTCGGCCGCAACGACCTCGCCGCCGCCCGGTACCACGCCGACCGGGCCCTGGAGCACTCCACCACCGGCCAGCTCGGCCTGGCGCTCGGCGTGCTGTCGATGCTCGACACGCTGATCATGCTGATCGGGGGCGAGTTCGAGCGGGCGGCACAGCGCTACTCGGCGGCGGCGGAGCAGATCGCCGCGGCGGGCGGAGCCAACGCGTTCAGCATCGGGATGGTCGGGCGCTTCGTGGCCCGGTTGGCGGGCGGGCTGCCGCAGGACATCCCGGAGATGACGGCGGCGTACGAGTCCATCCCCAAGGACCTCTCCGAGCTGCTGGTCCGGGCCCTGGTCGCCGAGGGGCGGCACGAGGAGGCCAGGACGTTCTGGGAGCCCGGCTGGGAGGCCCGCCAGGACTACTACTGGCTGATCAGGCTCGCGCTGCGGGCGGAGAACGCCATCGCCCTGGGCGACCGGGAGGTCGGCGAGCGGTGCTACCGGGGCCTGCTGCCCTGGGACGGCGAGCTGGCCGGGCTGTCTTCAGGCTCGGTCACCCTCGGACCGGTGGCGCACGTCCTCGGCGACCTCGCCGAGTTCCTGGGACGCGACGGGGCGGCCCACTACGCCAAGGCGGTACGGGTCGCCGAACAGGTCGGCTCCCCGCACTGGGCCCGCCGGGCGGCCGAGGCGCAGGCCGGTGTCAGACGTCGGCGAGCGGGCCGAAGATGA
- a CDS encoding hemerythrin domain-containing protein, which translates to MATPETLGFQIAHRSMRGEVRRLADLTAQLADGRQSADPARARAIVEYIAAMCTTIHHHHKTEDEVLWPVIERSAGAEVDLRDLSDDHAELDPLLDTIRSGSEEFLRTSDARRLAVCLTRLADMLDEHIEEEERLLFPIIRKYVSVADWKRVEDVARKGSNVMVELPRIEQYARPDELATLRRLAGPVLTVMFTVLRGGHRRRQRLIFGPLADV; encoded by the coding sequence ATGGCCACCCCCGAAACGCTGGGATTCCAGATCGCCCACCGGAGCATGCGCGGCGAGGTCCGCCGCCTGGCCGACCTGACCGCCCAGCTGGCCGACGGCCGCCAGTCGGCCGATCCCGCCCGCGCGCGGGCCATCGTCGAGTACATCGCGGCGATGTGCACCACCATCCACCACCATCACAAGACAGAGGACGAGGTCCTGTGGCCCGTCATCGAACGGTCCGCCGGAGCCGAGGTGGACCTGCGTGACCTGAGCGACGACCACGCCGAGCTGGACCCGCTGCTGGACACGATCAGAAGCGGGTCGGAGGAGTTCCTGCGCACCTCGGACGCCCGCCGGCTCGCCGTCTGCCTCACCCGGCTCGCCGACATGCTCGACGAGCACATCGAGGAGGAGGAGCGGCTGCTCTTCCCGATCATCAGGAAGTACGTGTCCGTGGCCGACTGGAAGCGGGTCGAGGACGTGGCCCGCAAGGGCTCGAACGTCATGGTCGAGCTGCCCAGGATCGAGCAGTACGCCAGACCCGACGAGCTGGCCACGCTGCGCAGGCTCGCCGGTCCCGTGCTCACGGTGATGTTCACCGTGCTCCGCGGCGGCCACCGGCGCCGTCAGCGCCTCATCTTCGGCCCGCTCGCCGACGTCTGA
- a CDS encoding TerC/Alx family metal homeostasis membrane protein yields MSAGTTLLAAEFETIGSPQMWTIATAALIVLLGLDLMLTRRPHEVRMGEAVGWSVFYLVLPVLFGVYLWGAYDSTVAVEFFTGYVVEKSLSVDNLFVFMLLLAAFAVPAALAKQVLLYGIVGALVLRVIFIALGAAALQSGTWAFLLFGVILIVTAGKILKDALGGHEQEVDISSMRTVRLLRRFVPVTDDYRGSRMVVREGGRLALTPLALAAVAIFATDIVFAVDSVPAVYGVTDDPFLVFATNAFALMGLRALYFVLQNVLTKLRHLNHGLSVILAFIGIKLILHWAHGVWTWVPQIPTLASLGVIVTVLTTVTITSLHANRRDRRQAAEPAGPSAEPAAEEPAGLPAER; encoded by the coding sequence ATGTCCGCCGGGACAACTCTGCTCGCCGCAGAGTTCGAGACAATCGGTTCACCCCAGATGTGGACGATCGCCACCGCCGCACTGATCGTTCTGCTGGGGCTGGACCTCATGCTGACCAGGCGCCCGCACGAGGTGCGGATGGGCGAGGCGGTCGGCTGGTCGGTCTTCTATCTGGTGCTGCCCGTCCTCTTCGGCGTCTACCTGTGGGGGGCCTACGACTCCACCGTGGCCGTGGAGTTCTTCACCGGCTACGTGGTGGAGAAGTCGCTGTCGGTGGACAACCTCTTCGTGTTCATGCTGCTGCTGGCCGCCTTCGCGGTCCCGGCCGCGCTGGCCAAGCAGGTCCTGCTGTACGGCATCGTCGGGGCGCTGGTGCTCCGTGTTATCTTCATCGCGCTCGGGGCCGCCGCGCTGCAGAGCGGCACGTGGGCCTTCCTGCTGTTCGGCGTGATCCTGATCGTCACCGCCGGAAAGATCCTCAAGGACGCGCTGGGCGGCCATGAGCAGGAGGTCGACATCTCCTCCATGCGCACGGTCCGGCTGCTGCGGCGCTTCGTACCGGTCACCGACGACTACCGCGGGTCTCGCATGGTCGTCCGCGAGGGGGGCCGTCTCGCGCTGACCCCCCTGGCGCTGGCCGCCGTGGCCATCTTCGCCACCGACATCGTCTTCGCCGTCGACTCGGTGCCCGCGGTGTACGGGGTGACCGACGACCCGTTCCTCGTCTTCGCCACCAACGCCTTCGCGCTGATGGGCCTGCGGGCGCTCTACTTCGTGCTCCAGAACGTCCTGACGAAGCTGAGGCACCTCAACCACGGGCTCAGCGTCATCCTGGCCTTCATCGGGATCAAGCTCATCCTGCACTGGGCACACGGTGTCTGGACGTGGGTTCCGCAGATCCCCACGCTCGCCTCGCTGGGGGTCATCGTCACCGTCCTGACCACCGTCACGATCACGAGCCTGCACGCCAACCGCCGCGACCGGCGGCAGGCCGCCGAACCGGCCGGGCCCTCCGCCGAACCGGCCGCGGAGGAACCGGCCGGGCTGCCCGCCGAACGCTGA
- a CDS encoding conjugal transfer protein translates to MARRSTVQHDPRIAGDPELSAYSDFPDEPDSGQETSRERSASRGRWSGGGGRWLVWVGRAVLWALIIVIVVNGVRAPFERFTRQNTPAGAAPVSADGFPTTQGTSFAIQFAAVYLNFDGARPQERAGRLAPYLPEGAESQFGWDGLGRMSAGAVQPYGVEVVDADNAVITLTYQSSDRRQLLSVPVYYDRAAEKFVVAGRPGILPAPAPANLPAKAAPDRDGAAERELRTPLEDFFKAYAAGDTASLQRYADAGVTLEGFDGAFTFVELKDLLVPLPAGATREVTATVVWGVPSGATPAPDATPADPGQVGGKLEQAYLLTMVKQGDKWFVKDIRGAHRSAG, encoded by the coding sequence ATGGCTCGAAGGTCGACGGTCCAGCATGATCCTCGGATCGCTGGAGACCCCGAGCTGTCGGCGTACTCCGACTTCCCCGACGAACCCGATTCCGGCCAGGAGACCTCCCGCGAGCGGAGCGCGTCGCGCGGCCGGTGGTCCGGCGGCGGCGGTCGCTGGCTGGTGTGGGTCGGCCGGGCCGTCCTCTGGGCGCTGATCATCGTCATCGTGGTGAACGGGGTCCGTGCCCCCTTCGAACGCTTCACCCGGCAGAACACCCCCGCGGGCGCCGCTCCGGTCTCCGCCGATGGATTCCCCACCACGCAGGGCACGTCCTTCGCCATCCAGTTCGCCGCCGTCTACCTCAACTTCGACGGCGCCCGCCCCCAGGAGAGGGCCGGCAGGCTCGCCCCCTACCTCCCGGAGGGCGCCGAGTCGCAGTTCGGCTGGGACGGCCTCGGCCGGATGAGCGCCGGAGCGGTGCAACCGTACGGGGTCGAGGTGGTCGACGCGGACAACGCCGTCATCACCCTCACCTACCAGTCCTCGGACCGCAGGCAGCTGCTCTCGGTGCCCGTCTACTACGACAGGGCCGCAGAGAAGTTCGTGGTCGCCGGCCGTCCGGGCATCCTGCCGGCGCCGGCGCCGGCCAACCTGCCGGCCAAGGCCGCCCCCGACCGCGACGGCGCCGCCGAGCGGGAGCTCCGCACCCCCCTGGAAGACTTCTTCAAGGCCTACGCCGCCGGTGACACCGCCTCCCTGCAGCGGTACGCCGACGCGGGGGTCACCCTCGAAGGCTTCGACGGCGCCTTCACCTTCGTGGAGCTCAAGGACCTCCTCGTGCCGCTCCCCGCGGGAGCCACCCGTGAGGTGACCGCGACCGTCGTGTGGGGAGTTCCCTCGGGGGCGACGCCGGCACCCGACGCCACTCCGGCGGACCCCGGTCAGGTCGGGGGCAAGCTGGAGCAGGCATACCTGCTCACCATGGTCAAACAAGGCGACAAGTGGTTCGTCAAGGACATTCGCGGCGCACACCGGTCTGCGGGGTAA
- a CDS encoding TcpE family conjugal transfer membrane protein has protein sequence MDLPTYTNIWRIEKRLYKLYDLRLPMPLPIVWIGGFVGVLAPWSLLLYLLGLPFEAPWHVIYLVPPGVVTWLSTRPVIESKRLTELLQSQGRYVGEPRTWCRMAPVSEPSEITLTARVWRAAPQPETSGVRVKSSRKARHAQPRRGSSPTRQVRPAVAAAAAAVAAAPVARGRATWNRVRASRQGTAPALAHTIPAADPRVTAPVPPVTAVPVTAVPAMPPKAVPAAPPAAVAPAVPTDVQIWPPAAVPAAGSAASAASARNGDAAGSASRTSTHRDAAAASVSGGPAPTASAHGDPTSDPASTVSAPGGSASAPARGDVPPGRKQAAAAGNGAGSTAAREQAPTTGAPDTPIDTEALRRLRRLAASAEAQRAAASAVPGPAAPAVPSPEPREPVAPREPEPIPLRKAEPVAPREPVAPREAVAPREAVPPREPVPPREAVASREPVASPEREPVAPIRIAPASRPEVVPDPVARPSTPAVPSFVPRFVGPAPAGRRGTEAAELPAESPAEADESTRSRHRKGRPAPVGRPADTPKTTRPPERPAGAPRGTAGSGNGGLPTGMSIRAVPSGAAKADPVVPAVPVPRPSQTPSPDEARVRRVESVVGRDSSGGWRRLAQVVIGPGGGSRTSGSEIDETRTRAVFSGSRRVVVLGCTGGAGQTTTALMLGHTLARYREDRVLAVDASTGAHALSRRVKGESPETLSSLLAGLDGVTGYLGMRSYTSRCASGLEVLAGDSDAGAEQRLSDRTLFSDRRLTQAMDVLDRYYKLVVMDPAAELAARVLPYADQLVLVVPASEDGPDAVAMTYEWLDGHGCADLRQRAIMVVNGVSRRSMADVEQAEAVARGRCRAIVRIPWEDELAPGRAGRVEPSHLRAPGRRAYLALAGVVVAGFGTVQSGLPSEEELAQ, from the coding sequence GTGGATCTGCCCACGTATACCAATATCTGGAGGATCGAGAAGCGGCTCTACAAGCTGTACGACCTACGGCTGCCGATGCCGCTCCCGATCGTCTGGATCGGCGGGTTCGTGGGAGTGCTGGCCCCGTGGTCGCTCTTGCTCTACCTGCTCGGCCTGCCGTTCGAGGCTCCCTGGCACGTGATCTACCTCGTGCCGCCGGGCGTCGTCACCTGGCTCTCCACCCGGCCGGTGATCGAGAGCAAACGGCTGACCGAGCTGCTGCAGTCGCAGGGGCGTTATGTGGGCGAGCCGCGCACCTGGTGCCGGATGGCCCCCGTCTCCGAGCCTTCCGAGATCACGCTGACCGCCCGGGTCTGGCGGGCGGCGCCGCAGCCCGAGACCTCGGGGGTACGGGTCAAGTCGTCCCGCAAGGCCCGTCACGCCCAGCCTCGGCGCGGCTCCTCGCCCACCCGTCAGGTCCGTCCGGCGGTGGCCGCCGCGGCGGCGGCCGTCGCCGCCGCCCCGGTCGCCCGCGGGCGTGCCACCTGGAACCGGGTCCGGGCCTCCCGGCAGGGCACTGCTCCGGCCCTCGCCCACACCATCCCCGCGGCCGACCCCCGGGTCACGGCTCCCGTGCCGCCCGTCACCGCCGTTCCCGTCACCGCCGTTCCCGCCATGCCTCCGAAGGCGGTCCCCGCGGCGCCTCCGGCGGCCGTCGCCCCGGCGGTTCCCACCGATGTCCAGATCTGGCCCCCGGCCGCCGTCCCCGCCGCCGGAAGTGCCGCGTCCGCGGCCTCCGCGCGCAACGGTGATGCCGCCGGTTCCGCGTCGAGGACCTCCACGCACCGCGATGCCGCCGCGGCCTCCGTGTCCGGTGGTCCCGCGCCGACGGCCTCCGCCCACGGTGATCCCACGTCTGATCCCGCGTCGACCGTCTCGGCGCCCGGCGGTTCCGCGTCCGCTCCGGCGCGGGGAGACGTTCCGCCCGGCCGGAAGCAGGCCGCGGCGGCCGGCAACGGGGCCGGGTCCACCGCCGCGCGGGAGCAGGCGCCGACGACCGGCGCGCCGGACACCCCCATCGACACCGAGGCGCTGCGACGTCTGCGCAGGCTCGCCGCCTCCGCCGAGGCCCAGCGTGCCGCGGCCTCCGCCGTGCCCGGGCCCGCTGCGCCTGCCGTGCCGTCCCCCGAGCCTCGGGAGCCGGTCGCTCCCCGGGAGCCGGAGCCGATCCCGCTCCGGAAAGCGGAGCCGGTCGCTCCCCGGGAGCCGGTCGCTCCCCGGGAGGCGGTCGCTCCCCGGGAGGCGGTCCCGCCTCGGGAGCCGGTCCCGCCCCGAGAAGCGGTCGCATCCCGGGAGCCGGTCGCGTCCCCGGAGCGGGAGCCGGTCGCGCCGATCCGGATCGCCCCCGCGAGCAGGCCGGAGGTCGTACCCGATCCGGTGGCGAGGCCCTCGACCCCGGCCGTGCCCTCCTTCGTGCCCAGGTTCGTCGGACCGGCTCCCGCCGGTCGGCGGGGCACGGAGGCGGCGGAGCTGCCGGCCGAGTCGCCGGCGGAGGCGGACGAGAGCACACGGAGCAGGCATCGCAAGGGGCGTCCCGCGCCGGTCGGGCGGCCGGCCGACACGCCGAAGACGACGCGGCCGCCCGAGCGGCCGGCGGGGGCCCCGCGTGGCACCGCCGGCTCCGGCAACGGAGGACTGCCGACCGGCATGTCCATCCGCGCGGTCCCCTCGGGGGCGGCCAAGGCCGATCCCGTGGTGCCCGCGGTGCCGGTGCCCAGACCGTCCCAGACCCCTTCCCCCGACGAGGCCAGGGTCCGCCGGGTGGAGTCGGTCGTCGGGCGTGATTCCTCCGGCGGCTGGCGGCGGCTGGCCCAGGTGGTCATCGGACCGGGCGGCGGAAGCCGGACGAGCGGCTCGGAGATCGACGAGACGAGGACCAGGGCGGTCTTCAGTGGCAGCCGCCGGGTGGTGGTGCTCGGCTGCACCGGAGGCGCCGGGCAGACCACGACGGCGCTCATGCTCGGCCACACCCTGGCCCGTTACCGGGAGGACCGGGTGCTCGCGGTGGACGCCAGCACCGGCGCCCACGCGCTGTCGCGACGGGTCAAGGGCGAGTCGCCCGAGACGCTGAGCTCCCTGCTCGCCGGTCTCGACGGGGTCACCGGTTACCTGGGCATGCGTTCCTACACCAGCCGCTGCGCCTCCGGTCTGGAGGTCCTCGCCGGAGACAGCGACGCCGGAGCCGAGCAGCGCCTGTCCGACCGCACGCTCTTCTCCGACCGGCGGCTCACCCAGGCGATGGACGTGCTCGACCGGTACTACAAGCTGGTCGTCATGGACCCGGCGGCGGAACTGGCCGCGCGGGTCCTTCCCTACGCCGACCAGCTGGTCCTGGTCGTCCCGGCCAGCGAGGACGGACCGGACGCGGTGGCCATGACCTACGAGTGGCTCGACGGGCACGGCTGTGCCGACCTCCGACAGCGGGCGATCATGGTCGTCAACGGGGTCAGCCGCCGCAGCATGGCCGACGTCGAGCAGGCCGAGGCGGTCGCGCGGGGCAGGTGCCGGGCGATCGTGCGGATCCCCTGGGAGGACGAGCTGGCCCCCGGCAGGGCCGGCCGGGTGGAGCCGTCACATCTGAGGGCACCCGGTCGCCGGGCCTACCTGGCGCTGGCCGGAGTCGTGGTGGCGGGTTTCGGAACGGTGCAGTCGGGTCTACCCAGCGAGGAGGAACTGGCCCAGTGA